A window of the Gloeothece verrucosa PCC 7822 genome harbors these coding sequences:
- a CDS encoding crossover junction endodeoxyribonuclease RuvC has product MRLALTQIRTDGGTFARAGLSEATIIEYTQALQDGCIFPPLTVFLEAATGNYWLADGHHRYHAASRVGYREIEIDLKLGDRRAAILYAVGANATHGLKRSAADKRHAVKMLLEDEEWGKYSDRAIATLTKTAHSFVGKIRLEITGFKSTERLYQNKYGNLGCMNIENINKRDNIEDKPKTLKVQPAIWKRLEDYQQQWGEKTLEATLAKLLDIPSSPSVNKSPIVPTTNKRTLGIDPALGTLRWAVLEEAGNDYDLPLILDYGTITTTPKRPTSQRLSELEQDLVEILREFNPTDVAIEIPYLNTESEQNPKNIQNALEVIGVVDLVCFREKQIVPVRLYSGQWKSHVCDYRADNEEITDTFVGLFNLQVRPTERLDAIGIAYAAICGVGKN; this is encoded by the coding sequence ATGCGGCTGGCTTTAACTCAAATCCGTACTGATGGTGGCACTTTCGCTAGGGCCGGTTTATCCGAAGCCACTATCATAGAGTACACTCAAGCCTTACAGGATGGCTGCATTTTTCCACCCCTTACCGTCTTTCTAGAAGCTGCAACAGGAAACTATTGGTTAGCCGATGGCCATCACCGCTATCATGCCGCATCTCGTGTTGGTTATCGAGAAATTGAAATTGATTTAAAACTTGGCGACCGTCGCGCGGCTATTTTATATGCTGTAGGAGCTAACGCAACTCATGGGTTAAAGCGTTCGGCTGCTGATAAACGTCATGCCGTGAAAATGTTATTGGAAGATGAAGAATGGGGAAAATACAGTGATCGAGCCATAGCTACATTAACGAAAACCGCCCATTCTTTTGTAGGGAAAATCCGGCTTGAGATCACTGGATTTAAGTCCACTGAGCGCTTGTATCAAAATAAATACGGCAATTTGGGCTGCATGAACATAGAAAATATTAATAAACGAGACAACATAGAGGACAAACCCAAAACCTTAAAAGTTCAACCAGCAATTTGGAAGCGCCTGGAAGATTATCAACAACAATGGGGTGAAAAAACTTTAGAAGCAACTCTTGCTAAATTATTGGATATCCCTTCATCCCCTAGTGTCAATAAGAGTCCCATTGTTCCTACAACTAATAAACGCACATTAGGAATCGATCCGGCCCTGGGTACGTTACGATGGGCTGTGTTAGAAGAAGCTGGCAATGATTATGATCTACCCCTAATATTAGATTACGGTACAATCACAACAACCCCAAAGCGTCCCACATCTCAACGATTGTCAGAATTGGAACAAGACTTAGTGGAAATCCTACGAGAATTTAACCCGACTGATGTGGCCATAGAAATTCCTTACCTTAATACTGAGTCCGAACAGAACCCTAAAAATATTCAGAATGCTTTAGAAGTTATCGGAGTAGTGGACTTAGTATGTTTTAGAGAAAAGCAAATAGTACCAGTGCGTCTCTACAGTGGACAGTGGAAATCCCATGTCTGTGATTACCGCGCAGATAATGAAGAAATTACAGACACCTTTGTCGGACTTTTTAATCTGCAAGTTAGACCAACTGAGCGGCTAGATGCTATCGGTATTGCTTATGCGGCTATTTGTGGGGTGGGGAAAAACTAA
- a CDS encoding DEAD/DEAH box helicase family protein gives MIQFKEKPASDSIEQVVEPQNIFQLRDYQKTIINETYYYFRSPFQKGRDGRYGGGKKSCLIYLPTAGGKTAIASRIIVDAVKRGKRVLFIVHRKPLVGQTVKTLKRDFDIDCGVIWGSDEASEYSQDESLPVQVAMLQSLQSRELPCDIGLVVLDECHTTGPGWQVTKKIFNYYSGGVLALSPTFFVGLTATPWRTKPTEGFCHLFDCLVRGPAPIELIKIGYLCQVRHFGFGGIADFSRLEVDSKTGDYSVASIRSVCNSDYNTTVVKYFIEYAPNRKTIFFCAFVEQVLDLTEQLINAGITAEMVIGDTRDGDRTEIFARFKNGETQTLVSCDALIEGYDETSIEAVVIARPTRSRSRLIQMCGRGARLHPGKKDCLFLDFGGNFTRIGRFTEKFPITLCPNLKRKLVTQKECPRCHSIVPILFLMCPLCGFEFPSINGSQAIIDEEEWDEPVFGELLSEEEETHLRYIRQQMKTKYRKQQNPGRVIKLFYDKFGYLAPDEWFVGAIFGMIDVEAHTKIYLNFLHRIRPDASFSWFKYMMELEFGKAGSKYRTRKGNSYTVPTFNMQPTSCWEALGIEEDASAETIKSAYQKLLGQHDTDIGGEEAEGMIRWFNYSFIQAQNKNKE, from the coding sequence ATGATCCAATTTAAAGAAAAGCCGGCTTCAGATTCAATTGAACAAGTCGTCGAACCTCAAAATATTTTCCAATTAAGAGATTATCAAAAAACTATTATCAATGAAACTTACTATTATTTCAGAAGCCCTTTTCAAAAAGGACGAGATGGTCGTTATGGGGGAGGCAAAAAGTCCTGCCTGATTTATTTGCCCACAGCCGGCGGCAAGACAGCAATTGCTTCGCGCATTATTGTCGATGCAGTTAAGCGAGGTAAACGAGTTTTGTTCATCGTGCATCGTAAACCTTTAGTCGGGCAAACCGTTAAAACCTTAAAACGGGATTTTGACATTGATTGTGGGGTAATATGGGGATCTGATGAAGCGTCGGAATACAGTCAGGATGAAAGCTTACCCGTACAGGTAGCGATGCTGCAAAGTTTGCAAAGCCGAGAACTTCCCTGTGACATCGGTTTGGTCGTCCTAGACGAATGTCACACCACTGGACCCGGTTGGCAAGTTACCAAAAAAATTTTTAACTACTATTCAGGTGGAGTATTGGCCTTATCCCCTACTTTCTTCGTTGGATTGACAGCAACGCCCTGGAGGACAAAACCCACAGAAGGATTTTGTCATCTGTTTGACTGCCTTGTCAGAGGGCCAGCCCCTATAGAATTAATTAAGATCGGGTATCTCTGTCAAGTGCGGCATTTTGGCTTTGGTGGAATAGCCGATTTTTCGCGGCTTGAAGTCGACTCCAAGACCGGAGATTACTCGGTGGCTTCGATCCGCTCCGTTTGCAATAGTGACTATAACACCACCGTTGTTAAATATTTTATTGAGTATGCACCGAATAGAAAAACGATCTTTTTTTGTGCTTTTGTTGAACAGGTACTAGACTTAACCGAACAGCTAATAAATGCGGGAATAACCGCAGAAATGGTTATTGGAGACACAAGGGACGGAGACAGAACCGAAATCTTCGCCCGCTTTAAAAACGGAGAAACCCAGACGTTAGTCAGTTGTGATGCGTTAATTGAGGGATACGATGAAACTTCCATCGAAGCCGTAGTCATTGCTCGTCCCACTCGTTCCCGCTCTCGTTTAATTCAGATGTGCGGCAGGGGAGCAAGATTGCATCCGGGAAAAAAAGATTGCTTGTTTCTTGATTTTGGAGGCAACTTTACCCGTATAGGACGATTTACAGAGAAGTTTCCGATTACTTTATGCCCCAACTTAAAAAGAAAATTAGTTACGCAAAAGGAGTGTCCTCGGTGTCATTCCATCGTGCCAATACTATTTTTAATGTGTCCTCTATGCGGCTTTGAGTTTCCTTCTATCAACGGGTCACAAGCGATTATAGATGAGGAGGAATGGGATGAACCCGTTTTTGGAGAATTGCTCAGTGAAGAGGAAGAAACCCATTTGCGCTACATTCGTCAACAAATGAAAACCAAATATAGAAAACAACAAAATCCAGGACGAGTTATCAAGCTTTTTTATGATAAATTCGGTTATTTAGCACCGGATGAATGGTTTGTTGGGGCAATTTTTGGAATGATTGATGTTGAAGCCCATACCAAAATTTATCTAAATTTTTTACATCGCATACGTCCTGATGCCTCGTTTTCCTGGTTCAAGTATATGATGGAGTTGGAGTTTGGAAAAGCTGGCTCCAAATATCGTACCCGAAAAGGCAACAGCTATACGGTTCCTACTTTTAATATGCAACCAACAAGTTGTTGGGAAGCATTAGGTATAGAAGAAGATGCCTCAGCAGAAACTATTAAAAGTGCTTATCAAAAATTATTGGGTCAGCATGATACAGATATTGGCGGTGAAGAAGCGGAGGGGATGATACGTTGGTTTAATTACTCATTTATTCAAGCTCAAAACAAGAACAAAGAATAA